Within Serratia odorifera, the genomic segment AGGTGAAATCCTGTAGCCCGGAAGTGATGGCCGACGAGACTAACCCTTCACGCATCACCTGTACCGGCAGCTCTGATACCGGCGACAACGGCCACTATGCGTTAACCAGCAAAACCCACGGTATCAAGGCCGGGCCGATCGACGTCGAAGTGTACGCCAACTACGGCTTTGATTCGAAAGCGGTGGATAGCGACGAGCGTCTCGATGCCTGGCAGGGCGGATTGGTACTGAGCCACACCAACGACAGCGGGGTGAACAAGGTCATTCTGCGCTACTCCGATAACTCGGATAACAGCGTCTACAACAAAACCGACGACCTGACCACGGTGTACGCCAGCTTTGAGGGCAGCCATAAGTTTACCCAGCAGGCGCAGGTAGAATATCTGCTGGCGTTCCACGATTACGATAACGGCAAGGACAATACCGACAACCGTAAAAACTACGGTGCCATCGTGCGGCCGATGTACTTCTGGAACGACGTGCACTCCACCTGGCTGGAAGCGGGCTACCAGCGGGTAGACTACGATCAGGGCGGGGATAACAAGGGCTGGAAGCTGACGCTGTCGCAGAACATCTCCATTGGCATGGGGCCGGAGTTCCGCCCGATGCTGCGCTTCTACGTCACCGGTGGCCAGGTGGATAACCAGCACACCGCCAAAGTAGATGGTACCAGCGACCAGCAGCTGGATTCGCTGAACATCGGCGGCATGTTTGAGGCCTGGTTCTAAGCTGGCTTGATAAACTCCAGCTGTAGCCAACAGGGTGAAGGATCGCCAGAAAATGAAAGCACGATGAAGAGCGACCTACTGATTACGCCAACAAAACAGAAGAAACTTCATCGTGCCTTCGCTTACCCACCACCGGTTCCGCTGCACCGCCATCAGCCCGATGCCGCCGCCAGGTTTCCGACTGGTTCTCGGCCCTTTACGGTTCTGCGCCTACAGATCCTGGGCAGTCGGTCGGAAAATAATTTCGTTAACTCCCACATCGTCAGGCTCGCCGATCGCAAAAGCAACCATACGGGCAAAGGTTTCCGGCGGAACGCCTACTTTGCCGACATATTCCTGATTGGCCGCCTGCACGTCCTTATCGCTGATATGCTCCAGCAGTTCGGTAGAGACGGCGCCAGGGGAGATAATGGTTGCACGGACGTTATAAGCACAGGTTTCTTTTCTTAGCCCTTCAGTGAGTGCGCGTACTGCATATTTAGTGGCGGAGTAAACCGCGGATGCGGGAAATACCAGGTGGCCAGCAACCGATGCCGTGTTGATGATATGCCCCGACTTTTGGGCTTTCATATAAGGCAGGGCTGCAGCGATGCCATGCAGAACGCCACGCAGGTTCACATCGATCATCTGATTCCACTCATTTACTTTTACCTGATCGAGCGGTGACAGCGGCATGACACCGGCATTATTAATCAGCACATCAATACGTCCCAACTGGTTCACGGCCGTATCCACCAACTTTTTAACATCATCTTCACGGGTGACGTCCGTGGCTACGGCAATTGCTGTTCCCCCCTGAGCGTTGATTTCTTTGGCGAGCACATCAATGCGATCGGAACGGCGGGCTGCAAGTACCAGTTTGGCCCCTTTGTGGGCAAGGTGACGAGCCGCAGCTTCACCCATGCCGCTTGAAGCACCGGTTATTACAATTACTTTATCTTTAATATTGTCTGTCATCTCAGGTTCCTTAGTTCACAATCAAGGGTTTTTGCCAAGGGAGGGCGTAGCGATACGTTATTCCGCCCAGTTCTGCAGCCAGTAGGCATATGGCTGCGGTAAAACGGACTCGGGAGCGACGATGCCAAGCTCTCGTGCAGCCTGGAAAACCCAGTGGGGATTGGTCAGCAGCGTGCGGGCGAAAAACACCAGGTCGAGTTTGACGTCCTGAATAAAATCACTGGCATCACTGGCGCGGGTGATCATCCAGCTCGTTGATACGGGAATGCCCGTTTCCCGGCGTACCCGTTCAGCATAGGGGACCATAAAGTTAGGCCCCCATGGCACCTGTTCATCTGGGGTAGAAAGCGCCAGACCGACATCGACAAAATCGATACCCGCTGTTTTCAGCCAGCGGATCACCTGCAGGGATTCGGCAAAGCTGTGTTCAGGACAGGAATCAAACTCAACGACGCCCAGGCGTGCAGTAAGCGGCAGGTGTGACGGCCAGACGGATTTTACCGCCTCTACCACCTCAAGCATAAAGCGAGCACGATTCTTCAGGGCGCCGCCGTACTGGTCTTCACGGGCGTTGGTCTTTGATGAAAGGAAAGTTTGCGCGAGAAAACCGTGAGCAAAGTGAAGCTCAAGCCATTCGAACCCGGCGTCACTGGCGCGACGGGCCGCGTCTCTGAAATCGTGCACCGCTTTGCGGATGTCGGCCAGAGACATGGCACGAGGAACGTAATCGCTCTCCAGAACGTAAGGTAGGGCGCTGGCCGCGACCGGTCTCCAGGCCTGTGGATCCTGACGATCCAGCGGCGTGCCGCCTTTCCAGGGCGGGGTACATCCCGCTTTTCTGCCAGCATGTCCAAGCTGGATACCCGCTACCGCACCCGCCTGTTTGATTGCAGTGGCGACGGGAGTAAGGCCTTCGGCATGTGCATCGCTCCAAAGCCCCAGATCGCCTGGCGTGATGCGTCCTTCAGGGCTAACGGCAGTCGCCTCAACGATAAGCAAACCTACGCCACCGCGTGCCAGCATCGAATAGTGCGACCTATGCCAGTCGTTAACAAAACCGTTCTCAGCCTGATATTGGCACATCGGTGAAGCGACAATCCTGTTGCGCAGGGTAATATCTTTAAGCGTGAAGCAATCAAACAGCTTAGGCATCTGGCATCTCGATAACTCGGGTGAAATTGTAATTTATTATTCGCCCATTGCCGCCTGATGTCTTTGTCAGATCTGTCGATAATTTTGCCTAAAATGATTTATGGTTGCTGAAAGATGCATCATTGTTTTCCCGATGATAAATTATTTATGATATGTAAATTGATGCTGATAGGCGGAATATGGTCGATAAAATTGCACTAAATGCTGCCTCTGCCAAAAAGTCGTTGGCAGAACTGGTTGCCATGATTGCCCAAAATGATGGTGACTATCCCACGACAATCCCTTCACTTACCGTTCATCGCCGCCAGATGCCCACGGCGCCAGTGCACTGTATTTATCAGATGGGGCTGGGGGTTGTGGTGCAGGGGGCAAAAGAGGTCATGCTGGCAGGGAAACCAACCCGATACCGCGCAGGCGAATCCATGCTGACTACGATAGATCTGCCGGTGATTTCTCATGTTACCGAGGCCAGCCAGGATGAACCTTTTCTGGGGCTGATGCTGACGTTGGATCCCCGGACCGTGGTCCAGATGGCGGCACTGATGCCGACGGCGAAGTCGATAAGAGAAGTCCCGCTTAATCCGCTTTCTGTTGAACCGCTAGATGAGGGATTAACCGACGCGTTACGGCGTTTGATACAGCTGCTCGCTGAGCCAGATTTGATTGCCCATCTCGAACCGTTGATCCAGCAGGAAATTATTATCCGCTTATTAGCCAGTAACCATGGCCCACAGCTGCGGCATCTGGCAACGGCAGGTTCGCCGAGTCAGAATATTTCCAGGGTGGTGGGCTGGCTTAAACAGAATTTCACGCGCGCTGTCTGCATCGATGAATTAGCCGCGAGCGCCTATATGAGCCCGTCCACTTTTCGGCAGCATTTCCGTGCGGTGACGGGAGTTAGCCCACTGCAGTACCAGAAAAAGCTCAGGCTACAGGAAGCCCGGCAGCAGATGTTAAGCAACAATCTTGATGCCAACAGCGCGGCGTTAATCGTTGGCTATGAAAGCGCATCGCAGTTTAGTCGCGAATACAGCCGGGAGTTTGGCGAGTCTCCGCAGCGCGACATCAAACGTATGCGCTTATATGGCGAATGAGATTTTATACGGGTAATGGCTTGGCGCCGACGGTGTCCGCACTGGGTGGCGTTTTTTTTGTTTTTCTGACCGTGGTTGACATATAAACCATTGATTTACATCGAGTGGTGCCACTGACAATACTTATTGGTTGGGGCAGCAGGCAGCAGCGGTTTTACAGCATGAGATGATCCACTGGCCCAGAGAAATCTGGCGGTTGGTGAACGAATGGTCCGCATGCTCTGTCGTTATATTTGGCTGGATGACCGACATTTTTTCCCATTGGTATCGCCCGACCACGCCAGCAGAATCACCGTCCACCAGGGTTACCTCGGCTCATACCCGACAGCCTGGTCGGTGCATGCTTACACCACGAGCGTCGTTGCAAAGTGTGGCGGTGGGTCGAAATATTCAATCAGCAGTTCGGTGAGGACGCGTATCTTGCGTGCCGGATGCTGTCCTGGCGGTCGGATAACGTAGGCCCCGGCTGGCGGTGGCGGATGGTTGATCATCACCGGCACCAGTGCGCCGGAGGCCAGGTGCGGGTGGGTAAGGCAGTCGGGCAGGTAGGCAATGCCGAGGCCGGCCGTTGCGGCGGCCACCAGTGCGGTCCCGTTATCGGCCTTGAAACGCCCCTGCGGGCGCACCGTAATGATTTTGTCGCCATCCGTCAGTTGCCAGGTTTCGGTTCCCTGCATCAGGGCCTGGTGACTGAGCAGTTCCTCTGGCGAATTCGGTTGCCCATGTGCCTGGATATAGTCCGGGCTGGCGACCAGTTTGCCGTAAATAGGGCCGATGCGTCTTGCGATCAGGTTGGAGTCCTGCAGATAGCCAACCCGTATCGCACAGTCGTAGCCCTCGGCGATCAGGTCAACGAAACGGTCGCTGTAGCAGGCCTGGATATTAACCCGTGGGTGGCGTCGTGCCATTTCCGCGATCGCTGGAGCAAAGTGTGTGGAGCCGAAAGAAAGCGGCACTGCCACGCGCAGGCGGCCACGCAGCTCTCCAGTAGGCAAAATGGTTTCCCTGGCGGCATCAATCTCGGCGCAGGCTCTGGCCGCGTAGTCCCTGAAGGTGGCGCCGGCCTCGGTGAGCGCCGTCCCACGGGTGGTTCTGGCCAGCAGTTGGACGCCCAGCGCTTTCTCAAGCCGGGCGAGGCGGCGGCTGACGATCGATTTGGCGATGCCGAGCCGCAGTGCGGCAGGCGAAATCCCACCGGCATCGGCAACTTCGACGAATGTCTGTAGCTCTTCAATATTCACTTCAGCGTTCCCCATTCTGCGACACAGCTAGCCCCATGATGCGACTACCGCAGCAAGCATGGCAACAGCACAATACGGCTGTGCGGGGCAGGCCTGCCGCTGGCGACTGTCCCGGATATTCCTCCCACCATAACAGTAGAGGGCACCAATAATGACTTTTCGTAACGGCCTGGATTCACTGCTTCGTCCTGAAGACTCTGTACTGGTTTTGATCGATCATCAACCCTATCAGCTTGCCAACCTGAACAGCCACGAACCGCAGATGGTGGTCAATAATGCAATAGCGCTGGCGAAGGCTGCCAAAGCCTATGGCGTTCCGACCATACTGACCAGCGTGATTGCCGAGCGGGGCGGGTTGATTTTCCCGCAAATCGTCGATGTTTTCCCCGATCAGCAGGTAATAGACCGGACACTTATCAATACCTGGCAAGATCCGAAAGTGGTGGATGTGGTCAAGGCGACAGGGCGTAAGCAGCTGATTATCGCCGGCCTGTGGACCGAGGTCTGTGTCGCAATGCCGGTGATCCAGGCCGCTGGCGAAGGCTGGGATGTCACGGTAATCACCGACGCCTGCGGTGGCGTTTCGGTCGAGGCTCATCAACTGGCCATTCAGCGTATGATTGCGGCCGGTGCGAACATGATGACCTGGCTGGCGCTGGCTTCGGAATGGCAGCGCGACTGGGCGTGGACAGAGCATACTCGCGCAATGACCGACATTCTGGCGCAGCATGCTGCCGGTAGCGGTATTGCGTATCTTTGGGAACAGCAGTTGCTTAACACGCCGGTGCCGGACAACGGCGGCTGATCGGTAATGGGAAACGCCTGCCGAGGTTAAACCGCAGCATGATGCCCTGATGTTAACGCTTAACATTGGCATCAATAAAAAAGCCCGCGTCGTCGCGGGCTTTTTTAGATTACCATCACCAAATCGCGAGAGCCTGTCAGGCGTTTTCGCTGACCAGCTCCGGCGGCGCGCTAGGTTGTGATTTCACGCCAAATCGCTCGATGACCTCGGCCAGTTCACTGTGTCCCGTACAGGCGCCGTCACCGCGCGGCATTTCACCATTTTCCAGTGCGGTCGCGTAGATAACCGCAGGATCGGCTTCAATGCGACTTCTTAGCGCGGCGAGCTTTGGCCAGCGGGTTTTATTGGCCACCTGGTGAACATCGAGCCAGCGGGCGACGCCGATCAGCAGACCGTCGGCCAGAGTGGGGCGATCGGCGATCAGGAAAGGCGTATCGCCGAGCATTTCCTCGAGCCGGTCATGACGCTTGATGACATACTCGCGGCCCCATGTTTGCAACGCGTGCTGCATCGTCGGGTTGGGTGACTGCATTTCCATCGCCACCCATAGCGGAGTGAATGCACCGGTAAAGCCGGTATTGATGAACGCCATCATCTGATGCATGCGGTCGGCGTTGCGTGACAACGGATCGAAGCTGATTTTGCGTGCGGTGTCTCGCGCTTCCAGCCATGCCGCGATTGCCATGGTTTCGCTGAGCACCTCGCCCCGATCGGTGATCAACACCGGCGTTTCGACCCGTGGGTTGAGCCGTTGATAAGCGGGGTCACGCATCTCGCCGAGCATGTCGACGCGACACAGCCGGTAGGGGCGCCCTAACCATTCGAGAGCAGCAACCAGCCCCATGGAGCTTCCTGCCGGGAAGCCGTATAACAAAATAGGTTCCATACTTTGGGTTCTCCAGGATTTATGTTGATGTCACAGTGCAGCGATGTGTACTGTAACAGTCGATATCAGTAAGTAAATTACGCACTTTTTTGTTACCACGAGAGCGCTATGAAAAACCTGATTTCCCGTTGCCCGATCGAAGAAGTGATGCAGATCCTCAGCGGCCGCTGGCCGACCTTGCTGATTTACTATCTGCAGGATGGAACAAAACGCTTTAATCAACTGCGTCGGGATAATCCGACGATTTCGCATAAAATGCTGACGCTGGAACTGCGCAAGCTGGAGGAGGCGGGGATTGTTCGTCGCACCGAGTTTGGCGGTTATCCGCTGCGCGTCGAATATGATCTGACGCCGGCGGGCGAGCGGCTGGTGCCGCTGCTCGATGCGCTAGGGGCGTGGTGGGAGGAAACAGACGGTAATGAGGAAGACGTGGCCGAGTTCGGTGCGACTCATTAGCGCCAGCGTTGTCGATGCGCGTTTCTGAGCGCCATCCATGGCGCGCCAAGGGTGCCCGCGCTGGTCTTTGCCGCTAGCGGCCAGCCGACGCTCGTGAACAAAGCGTCAATTTTTTGCCGGGTCGGCCGCTAATCAGCGGCGTTTTGCCGCGTAACCATCAAGAGGAAACATCGCGGGTTGGAGCGGAAGCCATCAACCACCTGCCGTGGGCGGTACATTAAAGCATCCATTAACCTGTCCAGCTTCACACTGACTCTTCCCGCCAGCTTTATCCGAATATCGACACTCACCAGCTCGCTAATGGTGCAACCCCGTTGCCCACTGCGACAGCAACGCATACAGAGCCGTCGGTTCCAACGGTTTGCGTAATACCAGATAACCTTCCTGCTCGGCCTGAAGCAGAATGGGGGAATTGAACTCGCCGCTGACCATGGCACCGCTGACGTTCGGCAGGCGTTCAAACAGCGCTTGCAGAATATCGAAACCGCTTTCGCCGGAACGGAGCCGTTGATCGCACAGTACGGCAAACGGCGCGAAGCCTTCGTCGATAATCGCAAATGCCTCCTCTGCGGAGACGGCGCAGCGTACCGTAATACCCCAGGTGCTCATCAAGCTCGACCAGGCGGACGTCACCAGCGGATCATCGTCCACCACCAGGCAGTTGCCAGACAATGACGCATAGCGCGTCGGCGAGGGCAGGTTAGCGTAGTTGCCGGCACTGTCCGCCAGCATGTCTTCGCCGCTGTACAGGGCAAAGCGCATCCAGAAACGCGATCCTTTGCCTTCGACGGAGCGCATACCGTATTCGACCTTCATCAATTTGGCACAGCGTGCCACTACTGCCAGCCCCAAGCCATGGCCAGCGCTATCGATTTTCCACGCCAGTTCGGGGCGGTAATAGGGGGAGAAAATCTTACCTTTTTCTTCGTCAGCGATGCCGACACCGGTATCCCACACTTCGATCAAACACTGCTCTCCACGCGGTCGGATGGCGATCAGCACACCGCCGTGCTGCGTGTAACGCAGGGCATTCTGTATCAGATTAATCAGCGATTGCCTGATGAGCATGTGATCCCCCATCACGGCGATACGCCGCTTGGGCCGCCAGGTGCGCAACGACAATGACCGGCTGTTTGCTTCTTCGCGGAACAGGGTAATCACTGAATCAAGCAGCGATCCGATGTCCACCCGAATAGCGGCGGTGCTGAGATTGCCGGCCTCGATCTTGCTGAGATCGAGTAAGGAATTGAACATCAGGTGCACGGAACGCACGCTTTGCTGCAAATCCAACAGCTGTGGGGTAAGTGTGTCATCGCGATTTTTATGAATGATGGCTTCAATCAAGAATCCCATGGCATGCACCGGCTGGCGTAAATCATGGCTGGCAGTGGTGAGAAACTGGTTCTTATCCAGCAACGCCTGCTCCGCTTGCTCCTTGGCCTGGCGAAACTGTTCCGCCAGACGCGAACTTTTTTCTTCAAGGTGGGCTTGCTGAATAAAGAAGGCGTGCGAGGTCAAAGCGTGGCGGTAAATGGCGAAACCATAAAGCAGATTCAGCATCAGCACGATCGGCATAATATCGTCCAACCGCCAGACAATGCCCAGATTCAATACCCCCCAGGAGGCAAAGAAAAAACGCGTAAAGGTGCTTATGACCGGTGTCAGGTGGGTTGCATTGGCTGCGACGATAGCCGCAATACTGATATTTAATAACAGAAAAAAGTCGAAGCTGTTTTTTTCTGGAGTGATTAAATATAAGGATGAAATACCCACACCATGTGCGAAGGCCAGCTTGTTGATGCGCGGCAGCCAACGGTTTATTACGATGCTGGCGTTATCGTCCTCGGATTCATGGCGATAGCGGCGATGCCATAATCGGATGGCCACTGCGCAAAAAATATATATAACTATCCAGGTGATAATTGGCGTAAGTTCCTTGCCCATTAAATAAAGCCAAATGGCGAAAGGAATACCCACAAAGGGCACGGCGGTAAAGCTAAAGACCAGGCGCATAAATGTATTATTCAATAAGCGGATTTGTGCGCGTGCGGAAATTCCATCCTGTTGTAAAGATTGACGTAATGTCATTGTGATGGCCCTTGCCGGCCATGCAATAGCGTAATGGCTTCGACGCGGCTATTGACGCCGATCTTTTTCAGAATATTGCTAATGTGTTCCTTGACCGTGGGTTCGGAAATAGCAAGCTGTAACGCTATCTTTTTATTGGGGAAGCCACGCATCATCATGGTTAATACTTCCAGCTGCCGTGAGGTTAAATTAAACTGTTGCAGTGGGTTTTTGCTATTGTCGGCAACGGTGGCATTATCTTCCGGGAACCATGTCCGGTTTTCCAGTAGTGCGAAAACGGCTTGGGAAAATAATTCAGGTGGCTGATTTTTCAGCACAAATCCGTGCCCGCCGGCATGACGTACCTTTTGACCTATTTCGTTGTTTTCATCGCCACTGACCACCAGGAAACGAATTTTTGGATAGAGCTGCTTTATTTCTTTTAATAATTTTAATGCCGTTCCATCGGATAACCAGAAATCGATGACCATTAAGCGTGGAGCACCGTTTTCCAGAATGTGGCGATAACAGCTTTCCTCGCTTGTTACCACGTAAGCACGCTTAAAACGACAATGCGTATTCAGGAAGTTGGCAATGCCGCTTGCCACCAAAGGATGGTCATCAATGACCAGCGCATAATCCTGCCCCAAGGGTATCTCCTTTCGCTTAAATGTATCAGATTGGTCTGGTAAGTTTTTATTATCACTGCTCCCTACTTTAGGAGGGTTTTTTCGGTTAGGAAAGCGAAATATATTATTCAGGGATTTTGATAAGGTAAAACATAAAACCATACAGAATTTGGATCTGTTTGGTTACAAAGGACAATTTATGAGAAAACCACTTATCGCTATAAGCATTACGCTACTGGTAGCCGGTTGTTCAACCTTGAAAACCGATCAGGCAATACCGCTGTTGCAGGCGGAAACGGCTAAAATGCTCGGCCTGGGTTCATCGGATGAAATTACCGTGACCAATGTTAACGGCGCCCAGCCGGATGCCCTGGGGGGGCAAAAACTGTCTTACCGCGCCACCACCGAAAAAGGGCGGATTTTTGACTGCTCGTCGCTGATGATGCCGGGTATTTTAGGCTCGGCGCCGACGCTAAGCACGCCAAGCTGCACCCCGGTCGTCACGCATAAATAACCCTCTGTGGGCGCGGGTTGAGGGGCAGAGCCTCCACACGTTGGCATCGAGACATTAGCGCTGGGGGGCATTAGCTAATTTCTTGATAAATCGCCGTCGGTGCTCGCGACCACGTATCCTCTTATGCATTACGTTTTTCATATAAATAATAACTTTGATGGCATCAAGATAATTGTGCCGGAGATAGAACATGAAAGATCAGCTATCGCATAATTTAGCGGTAAACAAACCGCTTTCCAAAATTTACCTCGCACTATTCTCAGCGCCATTGATATTGCTGGCATCGGCCGATATTGCTCGTGCCGATGATGTTATTTTTGATGGCGAATCCCGTATTACCCAACCCTTGAGCTACGCTGGCACGGCTTATGTCGGGCGTAATCAAAGCGCAAACCTGTTGATCGATAATGGTGAGGTTAATGCCTATAACATCAATATCGGTAGCCGCCATGATGGCCAGATTTATCAAAGTCAGGTCACCGTCAGAGGGCCGAACGCGGTATTAAGCGCCATCAACGATCAATATATTTTGCGCGGCAGCCTAGATCTGGGCCTGGGAACATTACGGGTCGAGCAGGGAGCGCTGGCCAGCGCCAAAGAAATCATCGTCGGTACCACCGGTGGATATGACAGCCAGCTTATCGTTACAGGCGCCGGCTCCAGAGTGGTCAGTGACCGGCTCGGTCTCGGTTTTGGTCAGGGCGCGCGTTCCACGCTGCTGATTGAAGACGGCGGCGTGGTCACCACCGCGGGCGCTGCGCGTATCGACAGCGGCTTTATCCCGGACGAAGCTGACAAGCTTAATCCCAAAGCCACGGTGACCGGCAATAACTCGCTGTGGAATATCACGCAAACGCTCACCGCCAATGGCGATCTGGACGTGCTGAACGGCGGTGCGGTCAATGTCGGCAGTGCGCAGATTGCCGGTGTTTCCGGCTCGAACAAAACCGCCGAGCTGTACATCGCCGGTGACGGCTCCCGTTTTAGCAGTGCCAACAGCGTTAACGTCGGCGACTATGGCAATGGCGTGCTGTCGGTGGTGGATGGCGGCACATTTTCCGCCGGCGCCAACGAATTGCGCCTGGGTGATACCGGCTCCGGTTCGAACCGAGGCGCGCTGATCGTCGGCAGTCGCGGCAATATGGATACCGGCACCGGCCTGACCGAACCGACGCTCGGTGTGGCGGGGGCCGCTGGCAGCGTCGATGCTCAGACAGTGATCAATCTGCGCGGCGGATTGTTCGGCAGTTACGTGTATTTTAACCACACGGACGAAAACTACGACTTCGGCAATAAAATGGTCGGTGAAGGTGAGGTTATCAATACCGCCGGGCGAACGACGCTGAGTGGCGATCTGACCCAGCTCCAGGCCAACGTGACCGCCCGTGGCGGTAAAATCATTATTGCCAGCGATATCAACACCCAGCCGGAAGACAATCAGTTCGATGTTCAAACGCTGAGCGCCGAGAACGGCGGTACGCTGATCCTCAACGCCACGGCTGGCTCTGAGGTTAACGATGGGCTGGGGTACAGCAGTGCGGCATCGATAAAATCCGGCGGTACGCTGGGCGGTAACGGCACGCTTGGCCAGACCGAAATTCAGTCGGGCGGCCATATTTCTCCCGGCGACGGCAATATCGCTACCCTGACGCTGAAGCGCTATCTGAATTTCCTGGGGGAATCGTTCTACGATGTTGATATTGCCGGTGATGGTAGCAGTGACCAACTGCGGGTGGTGGGCAAAACCACCATCAGCGAGCAGGCCAGGGTACAGGTCAACGCACTGGATCCGCAAACCAGCTACCAGACTGGCCAACGTTACCGCATCTTAACCTCAGAGGGGGGGATCGACGGTCGTTTTGCCGAGGCGATTTCAAAATCTGCATTCTTGGACGTCGCACTCGATCAGAGTGCTAACGCTGTCGATCTGACCATCGCGCAAAAAGGCGGTGAAGGCGGCAATCCGGGCGAAGGCGGCAATCCGGGCGAAGGCGGCAATCCGGGCGAAGGCGGTAATCCGGGCGAAGGCGGTAATCCGGGCGAAGGCGGCAATCCGGGCGAAGGCGGTAATCCGGGCGAAGGCGGTAATCCGGGCGAAGGCGGTAATCCGGGCGGAGGCGGTAAACCCGGTATTTTCCAAACGGTGGCGCAAACCAGCAACCAATGGAATACCGCTGGCGCGTTGTCGACCTTGACGCAGCAGGGCCCGTCACTGGCGCTGTATAATGGTTTGCTGTTATTGAATACGCAGCAAGCGCGTGAGGCGTTCAATCAACTGTCAGGCGAGATCTATCCCTCCGTTCAGTCTAACCTGATCGCTGGCAGCACCCAGTTGTTCAATGTGCTGAACCAGCGCATGCTTCAGGCATTTGAGGGGGATGCCTTACCTGTTCCCCCGTTGGCGATGACGCTGGTGCAGCCAGCCAGGGCTGACAATAACGGCGTTTGGGGGCAGGCGTTTGGCTCCTGGGCCAGGAACAGCGGTAATGGTAACGTAGGTAAACTGGAGGGCAATACCAGCGGTTTCCTGCTGGGGGCCGATCGTAAACTGGCCGATCACAGTATCCGCATTGGTGGATATATGGGCTACAGCCGTGGCAACTATGATGTCGATAGCCGCAGCGCCAAGTCCGACAGTGACAATTATCACCTTGGCCTGTATGCGGCAGGGCAGCAACAGGCCTTCTCGCTGCGCGGTGCGCTCGGTTACACCTGGCACCGGCTCGAAGGCGAACGCAACGTTAACTTCGGCAGTTTCTCGGATCGGCTGAGCTCGGATTATGACGCGGATTCACTGCTG encodes:
- a CDS encoding response regulator transcription factor — encoded protein: MGQDYALVIDDHPLVASGIANFLNTHCRFKRAYVVTSEESCYRHILENGAPRLMVIDFWLSDGTALKLLKEIKQLYPKIRFLVVSGDENNEIGQKVRHAGGHGFVLKNQPPELFSQAVFALLENRTWFPEDNATVADNSKNPLQQFNLTSRQLEVLTMMMRGFPNKKIALQLAISEPTVKEHISNILKKIGVNSRVEAITLLHGRQGPSQ
- a CDS encoding autotransporter outer membrane beta-barrel domain-containing protein codes for the protein MKDQLSHNLAVNKPLSKIYLALFSAPLILLASADIARADDVIFDGESRITQPLSYAGTAYVGRNQSANLLIDNGEVNAYNINIGSRHDGQIYQSQVTVRGPNAVLSAINDQYILRGSLDLGLGTLRVEQGALASAKEIIVGTTGGYDSQLIVTGAGSRVVSDRLGLGFGQGARSTLLIEDGGVVTTAGAARIDSGFIPDEADKLNPKATVTGNNSLWNITQTLTANGDLDVLNGGAVNVGSAQIAGVSGSNKTAELYIAGDGSRFSSANSVNVGDYGNGVLSVVDGGTFSAGANELRLGDTGSGSNRGALIVGSRGNMDTGTGLTEPTLGVAGAAGSVDAQTVINLRGGLFGSYVYFNHTDENYDFGNKMVGEGEVINTAGRTTLSGDLTQLQANVTARGGKIIIASDINTQPEDNQFDVQTLSAENGGTLILNATAGSEVNDGLGYSSAASIKSGGTLGGNGTLGQTEIQSGGHISPGDGNIATLTLKRYLNFLGESFYDVDIAGDGSSDQLRVVGKTTISEQARVQVNALDPQTSYQTGQRYRILTSEGGIDGRFAEAISKSAFLDVALDQSANAVDLTIAQKGGEGGNPGEGGNPGEGGNPGEGGNPGEGGNPGEGGNPGEGGNPGEGGNPGEGGNPGGGGKPGIFQTVAQTSNQWNTAGALSTLTQQGPSLALYNGLLLLNTQQAREAFNQLSGEIYPSVQSNLIAGSTQLFNVLNQRMLQAFEGDALPVPPLAMTLVQPARADNNGVWGQAFGSWARNSGNGNVGKLEGNTSGFLLGADRKLADHSIRIGGYMGYSRGNYDVDSRSAKSDSDNYHLGLYAAGQQQAFSLRGALGYTWHRLEGERNVNFGSFSDRLSSDYDADSLLAFTEAAYRFGLPDANLEPFVNLSYIRLHTDNFQEKGGAAALSVNNETMNTFYSTLGLRAMTELPKNVSLYGSLGWQHAYGDKNSASRMAFAGSDAFITQGQAVDDDVMVADVGVSVKLSPASRLDLGYQGQYGSDTQVNAVNATIRWSF
- a CDS encoding lipoprotein, producing the protein MRKPLIAISITLLVAGCSTLKTDQAIPLLQAETAKMLGLGSSDEITVTNVNGAQPDALGGQKLSYRATTEKGRIFDCSSLMMPGILGSAPTLSTPSCTPVVTHK
- a CDS encoding hybrid sensor histidine kinase/response regulator, with product MTLRQSLQQDGISARAQIRLLNNTFMRLVFSFTAVPFVGIPFAIWLYLMGKELTPIITWIVIYIFCAVAIRLWHRRYRHESEDDNASIVINRWLPRINKLAFAHGVGISSLYLITPEKNSFDFFLLLNISIAAIVAANATHLTPVISTFTRFFFASWGVLNLGIVWRLDDIMPIVLMLNLLYGFAIYRHALTSHAFFIQQAHLEEKSSRLAEQFRQAKEQAEQALLDKNQFLTTASHDLRQPVHAMGFLIEAIIHKNRDDTLTPQLLDLQQSVRSVHLMFNSLLDLSKIEAGNLSTAAIRVDIGSLLDSVITLFREEANSRSLSLRTWRPKRRIAVMGDHMLIRQSLINLIQNALRYTQHGGVLIAIRPRGEQCLIEVWDTGVGIADEEKGKIFSPYYRPELAWKIDSAGHGLGLAVVARCAKLMKVEYGMRSVEGKGSRFWMRFALYSGEDMLADSAGNYANLPSPTRYASLSGNCLVVDDDPLVTSAWSSLMSTWGITVRCAVSAEEAFAIIDEGFAPFAVLCDQRLRSGESGFDILQALFERLPNVSGAMVSGEFNSPILLQAEQEGYLVLRKPLEPTALYALLSQWATGLHH